The bacterium genome has a window encoding:
- a CDS encoding tautomerase family protein yields MPTIFFYGPELEKEKKKELIKSFTEKASELTGIDKSAFVVYLRKCGPEDVGVGGELLAEKQKPST; encoded by the coding sequence ATGCCTACAATATTTTTTTATGGACCTGAACTTGAAAAAGAGAAGAAGAAAGAACTAATTAAATCCTTTACAGAGAAAGCCAGTGAACTAACAGGGATAGATAAGTCGGCTTTTGTAGTATACCTGAGAAAATGCGGGCCTGAGGATGTTGGTGTTGGTGGGGAACTTCTTGCTGAAAAACAGAAACCTTCCACTTAA
- a CDS encoding radical SAM protein: MIEKLKTIDTRLETLYKILESCELCPRKCKVNRTIGMKGVCDAGMEMVVSSYGQHLGEEPELVGTYGSGTIFFTGCNLLCIYCQNYDISHRKTGQTTSCEELARIVLYLQKVGCHNINFVTPTHFTPQIVQSLKEALSKGLKIPIVWNCGGYESVEVIRLLEGIVDIYMPDIKYSCSKVAETYSSTPDYFERCKEAVTEMHKQVGDLKVDSDGIAKKGLLVRHLVLPNNLAGSEEVFKFVASLSKNSYINIMAQYRPCGESYKYPAINRRITSEEFQKVLDIAWNVGLRRGF; this comes from the coding sequence ATGATTGAAAAACTAAAAACAATAGATACCCGATTGGAAACCTTATACAAAATACTTGAATCTTGCGAACTATGCCCAAGAAAATGTAAGGTCAATAGAACAATAGGAATGAAAGGGGTTTGTGATGCGGGTATGGAAATGGTGGTTTCAAGTTATGGGCAACATTTAGGAGAAGAACCTGAACTTGTTGGCACTTATGGGTCAGGTACAATATTTTTTACCGGTTGCAATCTTTTATGTATATATTGCCAAAATTACGATATAAGCCATAGAAAAACGGGACAAACAACCTCTTGTGAAGAACTTGCAAGGATTGTGCTATACCTACAAAAAGTCGGATGTCATAATATAAATTTTGTTACACCTACACATTTTACGCCTCAAATAGTACAATCGTTAAAAGAAGCGCTTAGCAAAGGGTTGAAAATCCCAATAGTATGGAACTGTGGAGGATATGAAAGCGTTGAGGTTATAAGACTTTTGGAAGGAATAGTTGACATATATATGCCGGATATAAAATATTCCTGTTCAAAGGTAGCAGAAACATACTCTTCCACTCCCGACTACTTTGAAAGATGTAAAGAGGCAGTAACAGAAATGCACAAACAGGTTGGAGACCTAAAAGTTGATTCAGATGGTATAGCAAAAAAAGGGTTGCTGGTAAGACATCTTGTTTTACCTAACAACTTGGCTGGGTCAGAAGAAGTGTTTAAATTTGTAGCGTCTCTGTCAAAAAACAGTTACATAAATATTATGGCTCAATATAGACCCTGCGGAGAATCATATAAATACCCTGCAATAAATCGAAGAATCACATCTGAAGAGTTTCAGAAAGTGTTGGATATAGCATGGAATGTAGGCTTGCGTCGCGGGTTTTAA